Proteins from a single region of Candidatus Binatia bacterium:
- a CDS encoding carboxylic ester hydrolase → MRLRQWRICVLLLAALHGPGCGGPRPHIAPEPAARRSTESGEVVGFRGRYGSYVWLGIPYAEPPKGSLRWRAPLPPSRWTGVRECLRAPSPCVQYGSLFGGVEGAKPGTVVGSEDCLYLNVWAPAADSAESRRAKLPVMVWIHGGGNTVGHGAFYDGGNLASTGDVVVVTLNYRLGPFGWFRHAALRSESTDPFEQSGNFALLDLIRALEWVRANIASFGGDPRNVTVFGESAGGTNVFALLLSPRARGLFERAIVQSGGLWFATPESGENLEDGHPPGHPKSSGEVVLALLAKEKGWSRERTKREVSRMEAEEIRAYLRSKSAEEILAAYGPAPPTGLVDLPRVFADGALLPNEPPLRALSTSAAPVPVMLGTNRDENKLFLFGDPRWVRRVLWIFPRVRDRERYEIVAEYLSKMWKARGADEPADALSTSGVRGVFVYRFDWDEEPRLWGADLAFLLGAAHGFEIPFVFGHFDLGKAANVIFTRENEEGRRILAKQTISYWAEFAYEGLPGRGRKGDLPEWPPWAGAEERRFLVLDTPQGGGLRVESGALDRSKVLSLFRADPRLRSLEKKCSIYAELAGFGRGFPHEEYERMGCPETAGSKS, encoded by the coding sequence ATGCGATTGCGGCAATGGCGCATCTGCGTGCTTCTTTTGGCGGCTCTTCATGGGCCGGGGTGCGGGGGCCCGAGGCCGCATATCGCTCCCGAGCCGGCGGCGCGGAGGAGTACGGAAAGCGGAGAGGTCGTGGGCTTCCGCGGCCGCTACGGTTCGTACGTCTGGCTCGGCATTCCTTACGCCGAGCCACCCAAGGGGAGTTTACGCTGGCGCGCGCCGCTGCCGCCGTCACGGTGGACCGGTGTGAGAGAGTGCCTGCGAGCCCCGAGCCCGTGTGTCCAGTACGGTAGCCTTTTCGGAGGCGTGGAGGGCGCGAAGCCCGGTACCGTGGTCGGCAGCGAGGACTGTCTTTACCTGAACGTCTGGGCGCCCGCTGCGGACTCCGCCGAAAGCAGGCGAGCAAAACTCCCCGTGATGGTGTGGATCCACGGCGGCGGGAACACCGTAGGACACGGGGCTTTTTACGACGGAGGAAATCTGGCTTCCACGGGGGACGTGGTCGTCGTCACCCTCAACTACCGCCTCGGGCCGTTCGGATGGTTCCGGCACGCCGCTCTTCGGTCCGAAAGCACGGACCCGTTCGAGCAGTCGGGAAACTTCGCCCTCCTCGACTTGATCCGTGCGCTCGAGTGGGTGCGCGCGAACATCGCTTCGTTCGGCGGCGATCCGCGGAATGTGACGGTGTTCGGGGAGTCGGCGGGCGGGACGAATGTCTTCGCGTTGCTCCTGAGCCCTCGCGCACGGGGGCTTTTCGAGAGGGCGATCGTGCAGAGTGGGGGGCTCTGGTTCGCGACCCCCGAATCCGGAGAAAATCTCGAGGACGGCCACCCGCCGGGCCATCCGAAGAGCTCGGGCGAGGTGGTCCTGGCGCTTCTCGCGAAGGAGAAGGGCTGGAGCCGAGAAAGGACGAAGCGGGAGGTCTCCCGGATGGAGGCCGAGGAAATCCGCGCCTACCTCCGGTCGAAGAGTGCCGAAGAGATCCTTGCCGCTTACGGCCCGGCGCCGCCGACCGGTCTCGTGGATTTGCCCCGGGTCTTTGCCGACGGAGCCCTTCTGCCGAACGAGCCGCCCCTTCGCGCCCTTTCCACCTCGGCCGCCCCGGTCCCCGTCATGCTGGGTACGAACCGGGACGAAAACAAGCTTTTCCTTTTCGGCGACCCTCGCTGGGTGCGGCGTGTTCTCTGGATTTTTCCGCGGGTCCGGGACCGCGAGCGCTACGAGATCGTGGCGGAGTACCTGAGCAAGATGTGGAAGGCCCGGGGTGCCGACGAGCCTGCCGACGCGCTTTCCACCTCGGGTGTGCGAGGGGTGTTCGTCTACCGGTTCGACTGGGACGAGGAGCCGCGGCTGTGGGGAGCGGATCTCGCCTTTCTCCTGGGTGCGGCTCACGGCTTCGAGATCCCGTTCGTTTTCGGGCATTTCGACCTGGGCAAGGCAGCCAACGTGATTTTCACCAGGGAGAACGAAGAGGGTAGGCGGATCCTGGCGAAGCAGACGATCTCGTACTGGGCGGAGTTTGCTTACGAGGGCTTGCCGGGTCGAGGCCGCAAGGGGGACCTTCCGGAGTGGCCTCCTTGGGCGGGCGCCGAGGAGCGGCGCTTTCTCGTCTTGGATACGCCGCAGGGAGGCGGACTTCGCGTCGAGAGCGGCGCACTCGATCGCTCGAAGGTTCTCTCGCTTTTCCGAGCCGACCCGAGGCTGCGCTCGCTCGAAAAAAAGTGTAGCATTTACGCGGAGCTGGCAGGTTTCGGGCGCGGTTTTCCACACGAGGAGTACGAGCGGATGGGGTGTCCGGAAACGGCCGGTTCGAAAAGCTAG